The proteins below come from a single Tindallia magadiensis genomic window:
- a CDS encoding Crp/Fnr family transcriptional regulator, with protein MNKLKDMKEDMMKLLPFIELLSTSEKNLLMEKAFETSYPAGKFLVESDSLCQNVYVVLEGLIRIYKLSEEGREITYYRVGSGETCLFTMGCILQHQPFDAAAKTEQPSRLLAIPAYVFESFMNNNPSFRNDMIRQLLETITDLMVLTEEVTFHSMNRRLAAFLLQESQLQKKHQLTITHEAISQDLGTAREVVSRMLKEFEKQDLLRLSRGKIMIKDREKLKSLLE; from the coding sequence ATGAACAAGCTGAAAGATATGAAAGAAGATATGATGAAGCTTCTTCCCTTTATCGAGCTTTTAAGTACTTCCGAAAAAAACTTGCTGATGGAAAAGGCTTTTGAAACCAGTTACCCAGCAGGAAAATTTCTGGTGGAAAGCGATTCTCTCTGCCAGAATGTATATGTAGTACTGGAGGGGTTGATCCGGATTTATAAGCTTTCGGAGGAAGGTCGGGAAATTACCTATTACAGAGTTGGATCCGGAGAAACCTGTCTGTTTACTATGGGATGTATTCTTCAACACCAGCCTTTTGATGCGGCAGCTAAAACAGAACAGCCGTCCCGTCTGCTAGCTATTCCTGCCTATGTGTTTGAATCATTCATGAACAACAACCCTTCATTTCGAAATGACATGATCCGTCAGCTATTGGAAACCATTACGGATTTGATGGTCCTAACGGAAGAAGTAACCTTTCACAGTATGAACCGCCGGTTGGCAGCGTTTTTGTTGCAAGAAAGCCAGTTACAGAAAAAACACCAGCTCACCATTACCCACGAAGCTATCAGCCAAGATCTGGGAACGGCCAGAGAAGTAGTAAGTCGAATGCTGAAAGAGTTTGAAAAACAGGATCTTCTGAGGTTATCCCGGGGAAAAATTATGATAAAAGATAGAGAAAAGCTGAAAAGCTTATTAGAATAA